Proteins encoded in a region of the Diadema setosum chromosome 7, eeDiaSeto1, whole genome shotgun sequence genome:
- the LOC140230873 gene encoding 5-formyltetrahydrofolate cyclo-ligase-like gives MEAVRAAKNVLRQELKRRLKCLSADEKVKQSHFITQKLLAHPVYQRSQRISVYLAMKDQEVDTDGILGDIFAQNKLCFIPQYIGPKMNMLKLLSMDDYDSLPKTKWNIKQPAENDVREDALQTGGLDLIILPGLGFSKDGHRLGRGKGYYDIYQKRCVDETGVKPATIALAFKEQMCESIPTNENDVPVDVVLYGDMD, from the exons ATGGAAGCCGTCAGAGCTGCCAAAAATGTTCTCCGACAGGAATTAAAACGTCGATTAAAATGTCTCAGTGCTGACGAAAAGGTGAAGCAGTCCCACTTCATTACTCAGAAG CTCTTGGCTCATCCAGTATATCAGAGAAGCCAGAGGATCTCCGTCTATCTGGCCATGAAGGATCAGGAAGTGGACACAGATGGCATCCTAGGGGATATCTTCGCCCAGAACAAGCTCTGTTTCATCCCGCAGTACATTGGGCCCAAGATGAACATGCTGAAGCTGCTGTCCATGGATGACTATGACTCACTGCCCAAGACAAAGTGGAACATAAAGCAGCCAGCAGAGAATGACGTCAGAGAAGATGCCCTGCAAACTG GTGGCCTGGATCTGATCATCCTACCTGGTCTGGGATTCTCCAAGGATGGCCACCGTCTGGGGCGGGGCAAAGGTTACTACGACATCTACCAGAAGCGATGTGTTGATGAGACTGGAGTCAAGCCAGCCACTATTGCCCTGGCTTTCAAGGAGCAGATGTGTGAGAGCATACCTACCAATGAGAACGACGTCCCCGTGGATGTTGTACTTTACGGAGATATGGATTAG